A genomic stretch from Vibrio algarum includes:
- a CDS encoding dioxygenase family protein yields the protein MRTVTAENITDTFIGYFGDDTDPRVKQIMSSLAQHLHGFVKETQLTHDEWRLALELLKWTGDITTDERNEFVLLSDVLGVSSLVDMINSHPEATSSSVLGPFHVSDAPPMDLGADFKRHYEGEIILVEGVVKDTSGNPIAGATIDIWQTAPNGMYSSQDEEQDINSFHGIFTTDENGRYAFTTVRPVSYTVPSDGPVGKLLDATGRHPWRPSHLHYIVNAEGYRSLVTEVFPDDDPYLDQDTVFGVREDLVTTYKPQKAGTFPEEGFELSGKVDGPYSRIDFDPILLKK from the coding sequence ATGCGAACTGTTACTGCAGAAAATATTACCGACACCTTTATTGGTTATTTTGGTGACGATACAGACCCGAGAGTAAAACAGATAATGTCTAGCCTTGCACAACATCTGCATGGCTTTGTTAAGGAAACACAGTTAACACACGATGAATGGCGACTTGCCCTTGAACTGCTTAAATGGACGGGTGACATTACCACAGACGAAAGAAATGAATTTGTACTTCTCTCGGATGTACTTGGTGTCAGCTCGCTAGTGGATATGATTAACTCTCATCCAGAAGCCACTAGCTCAAGCGTATTAGGCCCATTTCATGTATCCGATGCGCCACCGATGGACCTAGGCGCTGATTTCAAACGTCATTATGAAGGTGAAATCATTCTTGTTGAAGGTGTTGTAAAGGATACCTCTGGTAACCCTATAGCAGGTGCCACTATCGATATTTGGCAAACAGCGCCAAACGGCATGTATTCATCTCAAGATGAAGAGCAAGACATCAATAGCTTCCACGGTATTTTTACCACAGACGAAAATGGACGCTACGCCTTCACAACCGTTCGTCCTGTAAGTTATACCGTACCAAGTGACGGCCCCGTAGGTAAACTTTTAGATGCCACTGGTCGTCACCCTTGGAGACCCTCCCATCTTCACTACATTGTGAACGCTGAAGGCTATCGTTCTTTGGTTACTGAAGTATTCCCTGATGATGACCCATATTTGGACCAAGACACTGTCTTCGGGGTTCGAGAGGACCTCGTCACCACGTATAAGCCTCAAAAAGCAGGTACATTTCCAGAGGAAGGTTTTGAATTGTCAGGAAAAGTAGACGGGCCTTATTCACGTATTGATTTTGACCCTATTTTGTTAAAGAAGTAG